One window from the genome of Enterobacteriaceae bacterium Kacie_13 encodes:
- a CDS encoding MFS transporter, which yields MKRTHLKLSVMMFIEWFIWGAWFVPLWQYLNKLGFTPSEIAWSYSSTAIAAILSPVLVGVIADRYFAAQKVLGLLLLAGGALMAFIALQTDFSTFFPLLVVYAITYMPTVALTNSIAFANINDTEKDFPRIRVLGTLGWIASGLVIGFVLPPLFGMGNISDTGLPLWITAIASVVLGVYSFWLPDTPAKGKGTVDIKALFGLNALGLLKDRSFAIFALCSFLFCMPLAFYYQFANGYLTQVGLPNATGWMTLGQVSEIFAMLALPFLLKRFGIKKVLMLGFVTAAIRYVFFIYGGTADVWAYSMLFLGILLHGVSYDFYFVTGYIYVDKKAPPHMRTAAQGLITLICQGLGSFIGNWLGGRAMTTFALSTPKNGMTFDWFAVWGVGAAMVVGVMLLFLLFFSERSKTITPVSLHQPS from the coding sequence ATGAAACGTACCCATCTGAAGCTGTCCGTCATGATGTTTATTGAGTGGTTTATCTGGGGGGCGTGGTTTGTGCCGCTCTGGCAATATCTCAATAAACTGGGTTTTACTCCGTCCGAAATTGCATGGTCCTACAGTAGTACGGCAATTGCGGCGATCCTCTCACCGGTGCTGGTGGGTGTGATAGCAGACCGTTACTTTGCTGCCCAAAAGGTGCTGGGCTTGCTGTTGCTGGCCGGTGGTGCGCTGATGGCATTCATCGCACTGCAAACCGATTTTTCAACGTTCTTCCCTCTGCTGGTGGTGTATGCCATCACCTATATGCCGACCGTGGCGCTGACCAACAGCATCGCGTTTGCCAATATCAACGACACTGAAAAAGATTTCCCGCGCATTCGTGTACTCGGTACGCTGGGCTGGATCGCGTCCGGTCTGGTCATTGGCTTTGTGCTGCCGCCGCTGTTCGGCATGGGCAATATTTCTGATACCGGCCTGCCGCTGTGGATCACGGCGATTGCCTCGGTAGTGTTGGGCGTTTACAGCTTCTGGCTGCCGGATACCCCAGCAAAAGGTAAAGGGACAGTGGATATTAAAGCGCTGTTTGGCCTCAATGCGCTGGGTTTGCTGAAAGACCGGTCGTTTGCCATTTTCGCACTGTGCTCGTTTCTGTTTTGTATGCCGCTGGCGTTCTATTACCAGTTTGCTAACGGTTATCTGACCCAGGTTGGATTACCAAATGCTACCGGCTGGATGACGCTTGGTCAGGTCTCCGAAATCTTCGCCATGCTGGCGCTACCGTTCCTGCTAAAACGTTTTGGTATCAAAAAAGTGCTGATGCTGGGTTTCGTCACTGCCGCAATTCGCTACGTCTTCTTCATCTACGGCGGCACGGCAGATGTCTGGGCCTACAGTATGCTTTTCCTCGGTATTTTGCTGCACGGCGTCAGCTACGATTTCTACTTTGTCACCGGCTATATCTACGTCGATAAAAAAGCACCGCCGCATATGCGCACCGCCGCACAGGGCCTGATCACGTTGATCTGTCAAGGGCTCGGCAGCTTTATAGGCAACTGGTTGGGTGGCCGTGCGATGACCACTTTTGCGCTGAGTACACCCAAAAACGGCATGACCTTCGATTGGTTTGCGGTCTGGGGCGTCGGAGCTGCGATGGTGGTGGGTGTGATGCTGCTGTTCCTGCTGTTCTTTAGCGAACGCAGCAAAACCATTACGCCGGTCAGCTTACATCAGCCGTCATAA
- the pepT gene encoding peptidase T translates to MDKLLDRFLHYVSFDTQSKPNVKHTPSTDGQLRLAQALRNELIELGFSQVTLSDKGCVMATLPGNVAWKVPVIGFISHLDTAPDFTAKHVNPQIVENYRGGDIALGNGDEVLSPVMFPVLHQLLGQTLITTDGKTLLGSDDKSGIAEIVTAMVRLKNSNIAHGPIRIAFTPDEEIGKGAQSFDIPAFGAEWAYTVDGGGVGELEFENFNAASATIKIVGNNVHPGSAKGVMVNALSLATRFHSELPANETPEHTEGYEGFYHLTTIKGNVERAEMHYIIRDFDKPQFEARKQKIIDIAHLVGKGLHRDCYIEVTLDDHYYNMRDKVAQHPHIIALAQQAMKDCDIEPVMKPIRGGTDGAQLSFRGLPCPNIFTGGYNFHGKHEFVTLEGMEKAVSVIMRIAQLTADKAK, encoded by the coding sequence GTTTTCTTCACTACGTTTCTTTCGATACCCAATCTAAGCCAAATGTTAAACACACGCCCAGCACTGACGGACAGCTCAGGCTGGCGCAGGCTCTGCGTAACGAACTGATTGAGCTGGGTTTTTCACAGGTAACTCTCAGTGACAAAGGCTGCGTAATGGCGACGTTACCGGGCAACGTCGCCTGGAAAGTGCCGGTAATCGGCTTTATTTCACATCTTGATACCGCCCCTGATTTCACTGCAAAACACGTCAATCCCCAGATTGTTGAAAACTACCGTGGCGGTGATATTGCGCTGGGCAACGGTGATGAAGTGCTTTCGCCGGTGATGTTCCCTGTTCTGCACCAGTTACTCGGCCAGACACTGATCACCACCGACGGCAAAACGTTGCTCGGTTCGGATGACAAATCCGGTATCGCGGAAATCGTTACCGCCATGGTGAGGTTGAAGAACAGCAATATTGCGCATGGTCCGATCCGTATAGCCTTTACACCGGATGAAGAAATCGGAAAAGGTGCGCAGAGTTTTGATATTCCGGCCTTTGGTGCGGAATGGGCCTATACCGTTGACGGTGGTGGGGTGGGGGAGCTGGAGTTTGAAAACTTCAATGCAGCGTCCGCGACTATCAAAATTGTCGGTAACAATGTACATCCTGGCAGCGCGAAAGGCGTGATGGTCAATGCATTGTCTCTGGCAACCCGTTTCCATAGCGAATTACCGGCTAACGAAACGCCTGAGCACACGGAGGGTTATGAAGGTTTCTATCACCTGACGACCATCAAGGGCAACGTTGAGCGTGCGGAAATGCATTACATCATCCGTGATTTCGATAAGCCGCAGTTCGAGGCCCGTAAGCAGAAGATTATTGATATCGCACATCTGGTCGGCAAAGGTCTGCACCGCGACTGTTATATCGAAGTGACTCTCGACGATCACTACTACAATATGCGCGATAAAGTGGCACAGCATCCGCACATTATTGCGCTGGCGCAGCAGGCGATGAAAGATTGTGATATTGAGCCGGTCATGAAGCCTATCCGCGGCGGCACCGATGGCGCACAGCTTTCATTCCGCGGCCTGCCTTGTCCGAACATTTTTACCGGAGGGTATAACTTCCACGGCAAACATGAATTTGTCACGCTTGAAGGAATGGAGAAAGCGGTATCCGTCATTATGCGGATAGCTCAACTGACGGCTGATAAAGCCAAATAA
- the phoQ gene encoding two-component system sensor histidine kinase PhoQ → MKGRTKKPFSLRVRFMMATAAVVLALSLAYGLVAVVGYMVSFDKTAYRLLRGESNLFFSLAQWRDGKLSINVPPDLDLNTPTLVFIYDADGNLLWAERRIPELEAHIDKAWMNKPGFYELDTDTQISSEVLGNNPQAQDKLKDYDDSDANAMTHSIAVNTYNATARLPALNIVVVDTIPQELQRSDLVWEWFSYVLLANLLLVVPLLWLAAYWSLRPIKQLIHQVAELESHERESLDENPPRELRGLVRNLNILLQGERGRYDRYRTTLADLTHSLKTPLAVLQSTLRALRNSKQMTIEEAEPVMLEQISRISQQIGYYLHRATLRSEQNLLIREVHSVPAILDGLCSALNKVYQRKGVVITVDISPELTFVGEKNDFMEVMGNVIDNACKYCLEFVEISAVHTENQLVILIEDDGPGIPESKREVIFQRGQRADTLRPGQGLGLSLANDIIEQYDGKIIIGDSPLGGASMRVCFGLQQGIELE, encoded by the coding sequence ATGAAAGGACGCACTAAAAAACCCTTCTCGCTTCGCGTCCGCTTTATGATGGCGACTGCCGCCGTTGTTCTGGCGCTGTCGCTGGCCTACGGGCTGGTCGCGGTGGTCGGCTATATGGTGAGTTTCGATAAAACCGCTTACCGACTCTTACGCGGCGAAAGCAATCTGTTCTTTAGTCTTGCGCAATGGCGCGACGGCAAGCTTTCCATTAACGTTCCGCCGGATCTCGACCTCAATACGCCTACGCTGGTATTTATCTACGATGCCGACGGCAACTTGCTATGGGCTGAACGTCGTATTCCTGAACTCGAAGCGCATATCGATAAGGCGTGGATGAACAAACCGGGCTTCTACGAACTGGATACCGACACCCAAATCAGCAGCGAAGTATTGGGTAATAATCCGCAGGCGCAGGACAAGCTGAAAGATTACGACGACAGCGATGCCAACGCTATGACGCACTCCATCGCGGTAAATACGTACAACGCCACAGCACGGTTGCCTGCGCTGAATATTGTGGTGGTAGATACTATTCCGCAGGAATTGCAGCGTTCCGATCTGGTGTGGGAATGGTTCAGTTACGTGCTGCTCGCCAACCTGTTGCTGGTCGTGCCGCTGCTGTGGCTGGCGGCGTACTGGAGCCTGCGCCCTATCAAACAGCTGATTCATCAGGTGGCGGAGCTTGAAAGCCACGAACGTGAATCGCTGGATGAAAATCCACCGCGTGAGTTGCGCGGGCTGGTACGCAATCTGAATATTTTGCTGCAAGGCGAGCGTGGGCGTTATGACCGCTATCGCACCACGCTGGCGGATCTGACCCACAGCCTGAAAACGCCGCTGGCAGTGTTACAGTCTACGCTGCGCGCCCTGCGTAACAGCAAGCAGATGACCATCGAAGAAGCCGAGCCCGTCATGCTAGAGCAGATCAGCCGCATTTCTCAGCAAATCGGTTATTACCTGCATCGTGCCACGCTGCGTTCCGAGCAAAATTTACTGATCCGCGAAGTTCATTCTGTCCCCGCCATTCTCGACGGATTATGTTCAGCGCTGAACAAAGTTTATCAGCGCAAAGGCGTGGTGATCACCGTGGATATTTCGCCCGAACTGACATTTGTCGGCGAGAAAAATGACTTCATGGAAGTGATGGGTAACGTTATCGATAACGCCTGCAAATACTGCCTGGAATTCGTCGAAATCAGCGCAGTACATACCGAAAATCAGCTGGTGATACTGATTGAAGATGACGGTCCCGGTATTCCTGAAAGCAAACGTGAAGTGATTTTCCAGCGTGGTCAGCGTGCAGATACGTTGCGTCCAGGGCAAGGACTGGGGCTTTCTCTGGCCAATGACATCATTGAGCAGTACGACGGCAAAATTATCATCGGTGACAGCCCGCTCGGCGGCGCCAGCATGCGCGTGTGCTTTGGTTTACAGCAGGGTATAGAACTCGAATAA
- a CDS encoding cupin domain-containing protein — MDYKLDLDWNEFLQRYWQKRPVVLKRGFKNFVDPISPDELAGLAIESEVDSRLVSNQNGRWNVSHGPFESYDHLGENGWSVLVQAVDHWHEPSSHLMTPFRHIPDWRMDDLMISFSVPGGGVGPHLDQYDVFIIQGTGRRRWRVGEKIAMKQHCPHPDLLQVEPFDAIIDEELEPGDIIYIPPGFPHDGYSLENSLNYSVGFRAPNTREMISGFADYVLSRELGSHRYSDPDLVEREHPAEIQPAELDKLRGMMLELIGNPEHFNSWFGEFISQSRHELDLAPPEPPYQAGEIYELMESGETLERVGGLRVLRVGDVCYVNGEAMTSEQTAAVDAMARHKTVTREMLGDALDDPSFLALLSALVNSGYWYFND; from the coding sequence ATGGATTACAAACTAGACCTGGACTGGAACGAGTTTCTGCAGCGTTACTGGCAAAAGCGTCCTGTCGTGTTAAAGCGCGGCTTCAAAAATTTCGTCGATCCGATTTCCCCGGATGAGCTTGCCGGTCTGGCAATTGAAAGTGAAGTCGACAGCCGTCTGGTCAGCAATCAGAACGGACGTTGGAACGTCAGCCACGGTCCGTTTGAAAGCTACGATCATCTGGGCGAAAACGGCTGGTCGGTGCTGGTTCAGGCGGTCGATCACTGGCACGAACCCTCCTCGCATCTGATGACCCCCTTCCGCCATATTCCTGACTGGCGCATGGATGACCTGATGATTTCCTTCTCGGTGCCCGGCGGTGGTGTTGGCCCGCATCTGGATCAGTATGACGTGTTTATCATTCAGGGCACCGGCCGCCGTCGCTGGCGTGTGGGTGAGAAAATCGCCATGAAACAACATTGTCCGCATCCGGACTTGCTTCAGGTAGAGCCGTTCGACGCAATTATCGACGAAGAACTGGAACCGGGCGATATCATCTACATTCCGCCGGGCTTCCCGCACGATGGGTACTCGCTTGAAAACTCTCTCAATTATTCTGTCGGTTTCCGTGCGCCGAATACCCGGGAGATGATCAGCGGGTTCGCAGACTACGTTCTTTCCCGTGAACTGGGCAGCCACCGCTATTCAGATCCGGATCTTGTTGAGCGTGAACACCCGGCAGAAATCCAGCCTGCCGAACTGGATAAACTGCGCGGCATGATGCTTGAGCTTATCGGTAACCCTGAGCACTTCAACAGCTGGTTTGGCGAATTCATTTCCCAGTCTCGTCACGAACTGGATCTGGCACCGCCGGAGCCGCCGTATCAGGCTGGCGAAATATATGAGCTGATGGAATCAGGCGAAACGCTGGAACGCGTGGGTGGTTTGCGCGTATTGCGCGTGGGCGATGTATGCTACGTCAACGGTGAAGCGATGACCTCCGAACAGACCGCTGCAGTGGATGCCATGGCGCGCCACAAAACGGTAACTCGTGAAATGCTTGGCGATGCGCTCGACGATCCATCGTTCCTCGCGCTGCTGTCTGCGCTGGTGAACAGCGGCTACTGGTATTTCAACGACTGA
- the phoP gene encoding two-component system response regulator PhoP translates to MRILVIEDNALLRHHLSVQMREMGHQVDAAEDAKEADYFLHEHAPDIAIVDLGLPGEDGLSLIRRWRSHQANLPILVLTARESWQDKVAVLEAGADDYVTKPFHLEEVLARMQALMRRNSGLASQVITLHPFQIDLSRRELTVNENPIKLTAFEYTIIETLIRNAGKVVSKDSLMLQLYPDAELRESHTVDVLMGRLRKKLQAEHPEDVITTVRGQGYRFDIRAQ, encoded by the coding sequence ATGCGAATTTTAGTCATTGAAGATAACGCACTGCTGCGCCATCACCTCTCCGTTCAGATGAGAGAAATGGGTCATCAGGTGGATGCCGCTGAAGATGCCAAAGAAGCCGATTATTTTTTGCATGAACACGCGCCGGATATCGCGATTGTCGATCTCGGGTTGCCAGGCGAAGATGGCCTGAGCCTGATCCGCCGCTGGCGCAGTCATCAGGCCAATCTGCCGATTCTGGTGCTGACCGCCCGCGAAAGCTGGCAGGACAAAGTCGCCGTGCTCGAAGCTGGTGCAGATGATTACGTCACTAAACCTTTCCATCTGGAAGAAGTACTGGCGCGCATGCAGGCACTGATGCGTCGTAACAGCGGTCTGGCGTCACAGGTCATTACCTTGCATCCGTTCCAGATCGATTTATCCCGCCGTGAACTGACCGTTAACGAAAATCCGATCAAACTGACCGCATTTGAATACACCATCATTGAAACCCTGATTCGTAATGCAGGAAAAGTGGTGAGTAAAGATTCGCTAATGCTTCAGCTTTATCCCGACGCAGAACTACGTGAAAGCCATACCGTCGATGTGCTGATGGGACGCTTGCGCAAGAAGTTGCAGGCCGAGCACCCGGAAGATGTCATCACTACGGTTCGAGGACAGGGATATCGTTTCGACATCCGTGCGCAGTGA